A window of Streptomyces sp. NBC_01241 genomic DNA:
GCCGTAGTTATCGCAGATCAGGTGGACCTGGAGATGCCCGGGAACCTCCTTTTCGATCTTGATGAGAAACTTCTTGAACTCCGCTGCCCGGTGCCGACGGTGCAGCGAGGTGATGACTTCGCCGGTCGCGACGTCGAAGGCCGCGAAGAGGGTAGTCAGACCGTTACGGACGTAGTCGTGGGTGCGACGCTCGGGCATGCCCGGCATCATCGGCAGCACCGGCTGAGACCGGTCCAGCGCCTGGATCTGCGACTTCTCGTCCACCGACAGCACTACCGCCCCTTCGGGCGGATTGAAGTACAGCCCGACCACGTCGTAGACCTTCTCCACGAACAAGGGGTCCGTCGACAGTTTGAAGGTGTCCGTCAGATGAGGCTTGAGATGGAACTTCCGCCAGATTCGGCCCACGGTCGACTTCGACAGCCCACTGCGGTCGGCCATCGACTTGCGCGACCAGTGAGTGGCGTTCTTCGGCATCTCCTCCAACGTGCTGACCACGACGGCCTCCACCTGGTCGACGCTGATGGTGGGCGGCCGGCCCGGCCGGGGCTCGTCCACCAACCCGTCCAGCCGGGCGTGCCAGGAACCGCCGGCGCCACTTGCGGACCGTATCCGCCGCTACCCGAAGATCCCGCGCCACCACAACAATCGGCGGAACGTCAGGACCTGCACACGCCAGCACGATCCGCGCCCGTAACGCCACCGCCTGCGCAGACGTCGCCCGCCGGGCCCAACGCTCCAACACCGCACGCTCGTCAACAGACAACAACAACGGTTCCAGCTTCGGACCACGACGCGGTGCGGGCACACCCGCAGAAACACTCATACAGGAACTAACGATGGATCTCCGGCGCAGGACACTAGTAGGGCTTTGTTAGGTACCCCGAATGTTCGGCCAGGGGTAGGGTTGTGATCTTCTTTCAGGTGTGACACCTGAGGAGATGGAGACGGTCCGCCCGCGCTTGGAGGCGTTCGCGGCGGAGATGCTCGGTTCACTGGCGCGGCGGGACCAGCGGGCCAAGGGTGAGTTGTACCTGCGCGGGCTGATGCTGGACGGTAAGCGCAAGTCGATGCAGCCGATGGCCGAGCGTCTGGGTGTGGACCATCAGCAGCTCCAGCAGTTCGTCTCCTCTTCCACCTGGAACTGGGGCAAGGTCCGTGAGCGGCTGGCCCGTTGGGCTGCGGCTCACATCTCGCCCGAGGCGTACGCGATCGATGACGTGGGCTTCCCCAAGGACGGCTACGACTCGCCGGGGGTGGCGCGGATGTACTGCGGCGCGCTGGGCAAGCGCGGAAACTGCCAGGTCGGGGTCAGTGTCAACCTGGTGTCCGACCGTGCCTCCTCGGCGGTCGACTGGCGTCTGTTCCTGCCCGAGAGCTGGGACGACGCCAAGAACGCGGACGATGCGCTGCTGGCCGAGGCGATCCGCCGCCGCCGGACGAAGGCCGGCATCCCCGACAGCGAGCGGCACCGGGAGAAGTGGCGCCTGGCCCTGGACATGCTGGACGAGGTTCGCGGGGACTGGGAGCTGCCCGACCTGCCGGTGGTCGCCGACGCCGGCTACGGGGACGCGACAGGCTTTCGCGAGGGCCTGAGCGAACGTGGGCTGGCCTACGCGGTCGCGGTCAAGGGCAGCACCACCGCCTACCCGGGTGACGCCGTCCCCCGGCGCCCGCCCTACAGCGGCCAGGGCCGCCCGCCCGGCCCGGCGTACCCCGACCCCCACACCACCTTGCGCCAACTCGCCCTGGACGAAGGACGATCCACGCTACGGACGGTGACCTGGCGCCAGGGCAGCAAGACCACCAGGAACAACCCCCGCGCCGAGATGCGCTCACGATTCCTCGCACTGCGCGTCCGCCCGGCCAACCGCACGATCCGCCGCGCCGTGGACGGTTCCCTGCCCGAGTGCTGGCTGCTGGCCGAGTGGCCGCCCGGCGCCGCCGAGCCCACCGACTACTGGCTGTCCACCCTGCCCGCCGACACCCCACTGCGCGAGCTGGTCCGCATCTGCAAGATCCGCTGGCGCATCGAGCACGACTACCGCGAACTCAAGGACGGCCTGGGCCTGGACCACTTCGAGGGCCGCAACTTCCCCGGCTGGCACCGCCACACCACCCTCGCCTCCCTCGCCCAAGCCTTCTGCACCCTGCTCAGACTCGACCCAAAAGCCCCTGCGCCGGCCTGACCCTCTACGCGGTCCTCCGCGAACTCCAAGCCCTCCTGGCCACCTGGACCGGCGCCTGCTCCATATGCGGCCAACCCGCCCCGGCACCCGAACCACACCACCGCACCTAACAAAGCCCTACTAGGCGTGGTGCAGTCCATGGGGCGCGTGGGATCAGCCCTGGACAACGCCGCCGCCGAGTCGTTCAACTCGCTGATCAAGGTCGAGTACATCCACCGCAACCAGTTCGCCACCCGCGCCGAGGCCCGGCTGAAGATCGCCACCTGGATCACGGACTTCTACAACCCGCGCCGCCGCCACAGCGGGGCCGCCGGCCTACCGCCAATCGAGTTCGAACGCACCATCAGCGAAGCACGCGCCGAACACCATCAGAAGGACCAAGCCGCGTAAGGAAGGCCTGTACGTTTCCAGGGGATTGACACCGGGTGCGACAGCAGCCGCGGCGACGCCGGGCACGACTGACAGGCCCGCATGCGCACCATCACCGAGATGCAACCCAATATCACCGAGTGGTTCGACCGCGACGTGTGGACCGCCGCTGTCAACGACAGCGGCTTCACCGTCACCCGCCGCTGAACCGCAGCTCAACTCTCACCGAAGCCCTCGCCGTCGAAGCCCCGGTCGAAGCCCTTCAGAACCGGGTCCAGTTCAGCCGCCGCGGCGCACAGGGAGCACAGCCGGGTACCGGGGCGCTGCGCCGCATCCAGCGCGCGCTCCAGGGCCAGCACCGGCGCCTCGTCCGGGACCTCTTTGCAGTCGACGGCGTGCACGACGCCCCGGCCGGGCCCGTGGCCGCCAGCCTTCGCCAGCACCCAGCCGGACGGGCGGCGCGGCCCCAGTGTCTGTTCCACGACCGTGGGCGGCTCCAGGTACTCGGTGGGCACGTCGTCGTACGAGACGCCGTCCACGGGCCGTACGTGCTGCGACGCGCGCACCCAGACCCGGTACTCGGCAGGCTCCAGGCTGTCCCCGGGGCCTCCGGTACGTCGGGAGGCCGACCTCGTACAGCCATCCGTCGCGCAGCTGGCGCCGCGACCACAGGTGCGCGACGACTTCCCCGGCACCCGGATGGGCACCGGCTCGCGGTCGGAGCACGTCGTCATGACTCCCACCGTACGGACAGACGCCGACAGCACCCGTCGCCACCTGCGCGGGCTCCGGAATCTGTCCACAGGTGATCCGTGGTCTCTGGAGGCATGAGCGATCACGAGCAGCAGCAGCCGGCCCCGCGCCGCGGCAAAGTCCTGGAGGTCCTCGCGGGGCGAAGCGCAAGGTCTTCACCCGGCCCGCGCCGAAATCCGCGAAGGCTCGGGTGAAATTCCTCCTCACGCGGGCAAAGGGGTCCACCAAGGCCCTGGCGGAGCGCCTGGACGTCTCGACCCGCACCGTGCAGCACTACCGCGCCGGACAGCTGACGACGCCGCAGAAACGCCTCCAGGCAGCCCTGGTGGAGGAGACCGAATCCGAGTGGCAACCGCAGATCAGGGCACAGGCACGGGAGCAGGCGTCTACCTCCGGCGGCATGATGGTGCACGTCGTCGCCTACTTCGGGTTCACCGCCTCCGGGTCCTCGGACGACGGCCGCGAGCGGCACATCACCACCCCGATCTCACCCACCTACGCCGCTCAGATACTCCAGCTCCAGGAGGCCGGTGCGACGGAGGAGGACTTGCATCCGATCGTTGCCAAGGCCATCACCGAGTCCTATTTCACGGACTGGGGTCCAGCGCGATGGGCTGGTCGCGCATTTTACGGACGTCCAGTCGATAGATTTCGAGTTCTGACGCAGCCAAATTCAGGGCCGGCTATAAAACGTATTTGTGTGCCGAAGCACGCTAGTTGTCACATACGCAGGCTTGTTGTCACCGAGACCGTTCCTTCAGCCCCATGTGATCCGGGCGGCGACCGGCAGGTGGTCGCTGCCGGTGGCGGGCAAGGTGCGGATGTGGCCGACGGTCGCCGAGCGGGCCATGACCTGGTCGATCCGGGCCAGCGGGAAGGCGGCGGGGAAGCTGAAGGCGAAGCCCCGTTCTGCCACGTTCATCCGTGAGGTCAACGGGGCCAGCCCACGGTCATCGACCGTGCTGTTGAGGTCGCCCAGCAGGATCACCGTTTTCAGCTTCTCGGCGGCGATGGCCTTGCCCAGCAGGCCGGCGCTTTCGTCGCGCCAGGAGGATGCGAGGCCGCTCGCCCGGACGCGGACCGAGGGCAGGTGTGCGACGTACGCCGCGATCTCGCCATGCGGCGTGTGGACCACGGTCCCCAGCCCGCGACTCCAGGCCTCCGCGATCCCCTGGGGTTTAATGTCCAGCAGCCGGGCATCGGTGAGCGGATGCTTCGACCAGAGCCCGACGGTGCCCTGGACTGCGTGGTACGGGTAGTCCGCGGCGAGGGTCTTCTCGTAGACCGGCAGCGCCAGGGGCACCAGCTCCTCCAGCGCGATGAGATCGGGCTCGGCGTCAGCCAGGACGCGGGCCGTGCCCGCCGGGTCGGTGTTCTCGTCGCTGACGTTGTGCTGCACCACGACCAGATCGTGCGCGCCAGGCTCCGCCCCGGGCAGGAGCAGCCCGCCGAAGAGGTACGTCCAGGCCGCCACCGGCAGGAGCAAAGCCAACAGCGCGGTGGCCGAACGACGCAGCAGCGCCAGGCCAAGCAGCACCACGACCACCAGGCCGAGCCAAGGCAGGAACGCTTCCAGCAAACTGCCCAGGTGGCCCACGGAGTTGGGAACGGCCCGGTGGAACGCCAGCAGCCCTGCCGTCAGCACCGCAATCGCGGCAAGAACCCACTCTCGCGTCCAGGCCGGCCGGCCCCTCGCGTTCCCCTCCCACCGCCCCGCCCACCGGAGCGCTGCTGCCTTCATCGTCGACGTCGCACCGCTGTCCGCCCGCTCCACCATGGCTTCCCATCCGCTTGGCCTCGCCCCCCAAGACGAGCCATCAGGTGAATCAGTTTCTGTTTTCCGCAAGCGCGTGCCGCGTCCTCCGCCCACCCGGAGAAGACGAGCGCACCCCTCCCGCCGCACCGGCGTCACTTCGGCGACAGCAGCCGATGCTGACGGGACGGGTGGCCAAAGCCTCCGGCCCGCCGCTGACTGGCGCAGTGATCGCCGACCAGCCGGCTCACGGTCAGTGACATCAGCCGACTGGAAATGGGGCACGGATTTTCGTGCAGCTCAGCCGATCGGAACGGCGCCACAGCCGGTGACAACTCCCGTGCTGCCCGAGCCGATGGTGACAAGTATCCGGCTGATCCGGTGTCAACCACCATGCCTCGCGGTCGCAGAACGGCAGTTCGGCCGCTCTCGTTGGTGACAACCAGCATGCTTCGGCACACATATTCACGGGCCGCCGTACAGCGCCCTGGCGACGGCCCACTCCCGAATCCGCACCACGAATACGAGGCCGAAGATGACCGCGATCGTGCTGCACGACCTCGGTAGCCGCCGCGAGGCCCGCGCCTGGTTCGCCACACCGCCGCCCACGCCGCCGGTGAATCCGGCGACCGGCAGCTGCACGCATGGGTGATGGCCCGCGAGGCGATGGTGGGGCTGAACTACGGCTCCCCCAAGGCCGCGGCAGGCCTGGCCGAACAGGCCCGCCGCGTCGCCGGGACCTCGCCGACCGCCGCCGCGACCCTGGCGGCCGCCGTCGCACGGTGGCCGGAAAGCGGACGGGGTCCAGCAGGTTGGTGATCAGCCGCCACTGCTCGGTGCGGACGGTGCCATCGGCCAAGGTGACGATGAGGGTCGCCTCGATCACGCGCACCGGCAGTAGTACCCGCAGGACGCCGTAGCCGATGCGGGCAACGAACGCCGCGAGACGATCGCCCGAGCACTGTGGCGCGTAGTGGAACAACGCGGCATCGCGCACGCAAGCGTCCGCGAAGTAGCCCAGGAAGCGGGCATCTCCCACGGCGCGGTGCAGCACTACTTCGCCACCCGAGAAGAGATGTTGGTCTTCGCCATGGACTTCGCGTCCGAACAGACATCACTACGCGTCGCCGAAGGCGTCGGAGAACTCGGCAACCCACCACACCCCCGTGACATGCTCCGAGTGATGCTTACGGAGATGCTCCCTCTGCATCCCGACGCACGCGCGACGAGCCGGATGAGCGCCGCCTACGTCCTGGAGGCACTGCACAACGCGAACATCCATACACACGCACGCGACGGGTTGACTCACGGCCGCGACCTCATCGAGCAGATCGTCCGCCAGGCAATCACCGATGGTTACATCAGCCCCGACCGCGACCCGGCGACAGAGACCAACCTGCTCCTGACACTCACCGGCTTGACCCCGCTCATCGAACTGAGCGTGATCGAGCCTCAAGAGGCGGCGGGAGGTGCTCACCTGCATCATCGCTGTCAGTCGTCTTCGTCTTCGTCGGCGTCGGCGTCGGCGTCGGCGTCGGCGTCGGCGTCGGGGCCACGGAGTTCGGGCCTCAGAGCATCGAAACTCCCACCACGGCCGTCGCCACGAGCACGACGATCACCAGGACGTTGAACGCCACGTCCCGCTCCTCCGAGCGGTGTTCGGCCGCGCGGTCCAGCGTGTACTCGGCCGGGTCGGCGGACGTGTAGTGGACCGTGACGTCACGGCCGTACGCACCGGCGGGGTCCGGGAGGTTCGACGTACAGTGGGCCGTGACGGCCGTGCCCTCGCGGGTGGTGAACGACACGACCGGGGTGATGGTGGTCGAGGTGTGGCCGTCGTCCTGGTCGACGCTGACGTCCTTCAGGACCGCGACGACCCGTCCCTGCACGGTGTCCA
This region includes:
- a CDS encoding IS701 family transposase yields the protein MTPEEMETVRPRLEAFAAEMLGSLARRDQRAKGELYLRGLMLDGKRKSMQPMAERLGVDHQQLQQFVSSSTWNWGKVRERLARWAAAHISPEAYAIDDVGFPKDGYDSPGVARMYCGALGKRGNCQVGVSVNLVSDRASSAVDWRLFLPESWDDAKNADDALLAEAIRRRRTKAGIPDSERHREKWRLALDMLDEVRGDWELPDLPVVADAGYGDATGFREGLSERGLAYAVAVKGSTTAYPGDAVPRRPPYSGQGRPPGPAYPDPHTTLRQLALDEGRSTLRTVTWRQGSKTTRNNPRAEMRSRFLALRVRPANRTIRRAVDGSLPECWLLAEWPPGAAEPTDYWLSTLPADTPLRELVRICKIRWRIEHDYRELKDGLGLDHFEGRNFPGWHRHTTLASLAQAFCTLLRLDPKAPAPA
- a CDS encoding integrase core domain-containing protein, with amino-acid sequence MQSMGRVGSALDNAAAESFNSLIKVEYIHRNQFATRAEARLKIATWITDFYNPRRRHSGAAGLPPIEFERTISEARAEHHQKDQAA
- a CDS encoding endonuclease/exonuclease/phosphatase family protein, yielding MKAAALRWAGRWEGNARGRPAWTREWVLAAIAVLTAGLLAFHRAVPNSVGHLGSLLEAFLPWLGLVVVVLLGLALLRRSATALLALLLPVAAWTYLFGGLLLPGAEPGAHDLVVVQHNVSDENTDPAGTARVLADAEPDLIALEELVPLALPVYEKTLAADYPYHAVQGTVGLWSKHPLTDARLLDIKPQGIAEAWSRGLGTVVHTPHGEIAAYVAHLPSVRVRASGLASSWRDESAGLLGKAIAAEKLKTVILLGDLNSTVDDRGLAPLTSRMNVAERGFAFSFPAAFPLARIDQVMARSATVGHIRTLPATGSDHLPVAARITWG
- a CDS encoding TetR/AcrR family transcriptional regulator, which gives rise to MWRVVEQRGIAHASVREVAQEAGISHGAVQHYFATREEMLVFAMDFASEQTSLRVAEGVGELGNPPHPRDMLRVMLTEMLPLHPDARATSRMSAAYVLEALHNANIHTHARDGLTHGRDLIEQIVRQAITDGYISPDRDPATETNLLLTLTGLTPLIELSVIEPQEAAGGAHLHHRCQSSSSSSASASASASASASGPRSSGLRASKLPPRPSPRARRSPGR